Proteins encoded in a region of the Isoalcanivorax pacificus W11-5 genome:
- a CDS encoding glutathione S-transferase family protein, translated as MSIKLHGAALSPFVRKTRVALAEKGLAFESVHVDPFSSPAEYSALNPLRRIPAMEDGDKVLADSGVICAYLEKAYPEPPLYPADAYEYGRALWLEKYADYEVAPQATFGVFRNRIVMKLAGKPCDEEKVQKALTEKLPPLFDYLETQIEGRDWFAGDAFSIADIAVATQCVNLQHGGEQVDPARWPALAAHIAKVHQRPSFARLIERESQFVAKVRGE; from the coding sequence ATGAGCATCAAACTGCACGGCGCCGCCCTCTCGCCTTTTGTCCGCAAGACCCGCGTCGCCCTGGCCGAGAAAGGCCTCGCCTTTGAATCCGTCCATGTCGACCCGTTCAGCTCCCCGGCGGAGTACAGCGCCCTCAACCCACTGCGCCGCATCCCGGCGATGGAAGACGGGGACAAGGTGCTGGCCGATTCCGGTGTGATCTGTGCCTATCTGGAAAAAGCCTACCCGGAGCCGCCGCTCTACCCGGCCGATGCCTATGAGTACGGCCGCGCGCTGTGGCTGGAAAAATACGCCGATTACGAGGTTGCGCCGCAGGCCACCTTCGGGGTGTTCCGCAACCGCATCGTGATGAAGCTGGCCGGCAAACCCTGCGACGAGGAAAAGGTGCAGAAAGCCCTGACCGAGAAGCTGCCACCGCTGTTCGACTATCTGGAAACGCAGATCGAGGGCCGTGACTGGTTTGCAGGCGACGCTTTCAGCATCGCTGACATCGCGGTCGCCACCCAGTGTGTGAACCTCCAGCACGGTGGCGAACAGGTGGACCCGGCACGCTGGCCGGCACTGGCTGCCCACATCGCCAAGGTGCACCAGCGGCCGAGCTTCGCCAGGCTGATCGAGCGGGAAAGCCAGTTCGTGGCGAAAGTCCGCGGCGAGTAA
- a CDS encoding helix-turn-helix domain-containing protein — protein MTQIQHDNHRARRLRDEAGNEPASGRESWGGQPLVVRLWGGISGRPHDLWLAACRLIDLQLAHPGLDAAFIAARLGCSRATLYRAFADRDLAVAGYIREQRLQRVWCLLHSLPASVPIAEVARRCGFLDSTSFSRLFRRRFGVRARDVRAGG, from the coding sequence GTGACACAGATTCAGCACGATAATCACCGCGCCCGGCGCCTCCGTGACGAGGCGGGGAACGAGCCTGCCAGTGGCAGGGAGAGCTGGGGCGGGCAGCCGCTGGTGGTGCGGTTGTGGGGAGGCATCAGTGGCCGGCCGCATGACCTGTGGCTCGCCGCCTGCCGCCTGATTGACCTGCAACTGGCACACCCCGGCCTGGATGCGGCCTTCATCGCCGCACGACTGGGCTGCTCACGGGCCACGCTGTACCGGGCCTTTGCCGATCGGGATCTGGCGGTGGCGGGATATATTCGCGAACAACGCCTGCAACGGGTGTGGTGTCTGCTGCACAGCCTGCCGGCCTCGGTGCCGATTGCCGAAGTGGCCCGCCGCTGTGGTTTTCTCGACAGCACCAGCTTCAGCCGGCTGTTCCGCCGCCGCTTCGGGGTACGGGCGCGGGATGTGCGCGCCGGCGGTTGA